The DNA region TATACCCATACGAGCCGTACACCAAAACTTTTTTCATAGCCGCTCCGTCCATGAGGCGTGCGCGTATTTTTCCTTGACGAGTTCTTCCGCTCTTTGGATTTCAGATGGAGACATTTCTCCACGCTCGAACTGGATTCCCAATTCCGCTTCAAACCCTCGGACGAAAGCCTGTGCGGCGGTTTCCCAAGCCTTTTCCACACCCAAAGCGGACTCAACTGTCGCCGCCCGCGCGAGCAGTCTTTCCTTTGCCGTCTCCCGCGCGGACTCATCGTCGAACACAAGCGCATCGCAAATGCGGGTCAGGTCGCCCATCAACGGGAGTGAGCCGTGTTGCAAAACGCCTTCCTTCTTCCGCGCCTGCGCCGAACCGATGAGTTTCTTTCCATTCACCGTAATTTCATACGTGGATGGCACTTCAAAACAAACTGGATTCAAATTTTGCGAATTTGCCTGTTGCGCATGTTCTTTCACCTCCACGGGCAACCCTAACTCGCGCACCGCGAATAACAATGCCCGCGACAAACGGTTGTACGACTCCAACACGCCGCCCGTAAGGATCGGGTCATCCGCGGGACCGGTCACAGAGTAGGTTAATTCGTCTGTGTGCAGGATCGCCCGTCCCCCCGTCACGCGGCGGACGACATCCCAGCCTCGGAACTTGAGTCGCTCAATGTCCACATCTTTGAGTGACTGCGCGTAGCCAAGCGAGAGACAGGGCGGATTCCAAGAATATAAACGCAGTGTCGGCTTTGATTCGCCGCGATGAATATGCTCAAGAATGGACTCATCCACTGCCATATTCCATGCGCCCGTGGATGGGGGAGTGTGAAGTAAGCGCCAGGTTGTCATAGGTTAATTATAAAGGTGACAGTCACTTTCAAAGTGACTGTCACCTGATTTTACGAAATCTTCGAAAACATCTCCGCCGCGTCTTCCAGTATTTTCTCGTCTATCTCCTCCAGCGGAGAGCTGACCGACCAGCGCGGAAGACCGTGTATCTTATGAAGCAGTCCCTTCAAGAGCGGGGCGATGGGAGCGAATTGTTCAAGGAAATGCCGCTGTTCCGTGACCTTTGCTTGAACTTCGGATGGGTCTTTGCCTTCTTGAAACAAATCCCAGACTTGGCGCAGATTGTCAGAGATCAGATTTGCGGGCGCGGTGATGGCGCCTTGCGCGTTGTTCCCCAACGCGTGGTGGAAGTAGGCGTCCGTGCCGTTTAAGACGAGCAATTCCCTGCCGAAGCGCTGACCGACGGCAGCCGCAAATTCTTTATCGTGCGATGAGTCTTTGATGCCTGCAAATTGATTTGGGAATTTTGTTTTGAGTCGTTCGAGCAGTTCCAGCGAAAAGCCGATGCCCGTCATGGGCGGGATGTGATAGCCGAGCAGGTATTTTCCTTCCGGCACGGCTTTTTCGATCAGTTCGCTGAACCAGCCGAACAAGCCGTCATCGCTCACTTTGCGGAAATAATATGGCGGCAGGACGACCGTCCCGTCATAGCCAAGTTCGAAGGCGAGTTTGGTCAACTCGATGGTTTCGCTCAGGCTGGGCGTGCCCGTGCCTGCCAACAGTTTGAATCCGCGCAGTTGCTGGCGGTAGGCGCGTACGGAGCGCATGAATGCCTCGCGTTCCTTTGGTGAGAAGGATGGTCCCTCGCCGGTGGTGCCGAAGAACAGCGCGCCGTGGCATCCCCTGTCAGCGAGGAAATGCATGAAGGCGGGAATCGACTCGAAGTCAAAGGAGGATGCGTCTGCTTTTAGGGGAGTCACAGCCGCGGCGTAGACTCCTGCCAGAGGGTGTAGGTCAGTCATGTTCAATCATTCTCTTCGATGAATTGTTTTGCAGCGGTCTCGGGCGGCTGCAAGGGTTGTCCTTGTTGCGACAGGTAATGCTGGTGATCCAATACCCAGAGGTACATATCGCCTTCGGTCCTGCCCGGAAAATCCTTTAAGATTTCGCTTTGTCGAACAATTTCGATGATGGGCATGTAGACCGTGTCGTACCAGTGTGCCACGGCTTCCTCGTCGGAAATGAAGCGTTGATAATCGAGCCCCATGAAGTAGCCGTGTACAGCAATGTGTTCGAGCATGCGTTCGAAACCGTCGGGGATGGTGAGTTTGATATTCGCGTCGGGCCGGACCTTGTCGAGCGATGTGCGCTCGAGGAAATGGACTTTGGCGTGCAGCACTTCAAGGTCTTCGGGTTTGAGGTTGGGGGTGATGTTAACGCGCGTGGCGCATTCGCGCACTTCGGCTTCGATGTACAGTTGTCCTTTTTCCCGCGCGACGGAGACGCGGTGATGACCGTCCACGACGAAATAGACTTCACCGACTTTGTATAAAACGACGGGCGGGAGGTGGATGTCTTCGTAAAAGGCGCGGTCGACCTTTTGCCAGCGGCTGGCGAGTTGATCTTCCTTCGGAAGGAAGGCGCGGTCAAATTCATGATAACGGTTCAGACTCCCGACGATCTGGTCCACGCGGACGGTCTTGACTCCCTGATAAATGGGACCGCCAATGTGGAGTTTTTCCTTGATCTCGTCGTAGGAGAGCAGGGTGGCGGCGTGCTTGTTCCCTGCGATGACGGAGAATACCTGATTGATAAAGGATTTGAAGCGCGCCCTGCCAAAATCGACACGAGTTTGTTCATGTAATGGGTCTGACATTTCTTACACTCTCTTTTTTCTGTTCATAAAGTCAGTGATGTTGTTCTCAATATGCCGGTTATATATCCAGTACTTTGTATGGATAGACGTTGATGATTCTTGTCGAGCCGACGGTTGTATCCATGTCTTCGAGGTTGTTGCGGTAAAAATGGGTATGTCCGTGAAGATGATAGCGCGGCTTTGCAATGCGGACGAGCCAGTTCAGAGCTTTGAGTCCCTGATGCGCCAGATCCGTGTCGTCATGGATTCCGGATGGCGGCGAATGGCTGATGAGGATATCCAGTGCGCGCCCGTGGCGGATGCGGTTTATCACCAGTTGGGGGAGCATCCAATATGCCCGCCAGTAGGCTTCCGATTGGGTATACTGGTTTGTGCCGTTGGGTCGGTAGCGGATGCAGCCGCCGAAGCCGCCGATCAGGGCATTTTTGCATTGGACAGTTTTCAGGTCCAGGTTGGAGCCGCCTTCGGCTTTCGAGCGGGCATCGCGCAGGTCGAATTGCGGATCGTGGTTGCCTGGCACATAATACATCGGCACGTTCAACATGGTTACGATGTATTCCAGATAGGTGTAGGGCATATCGCCGCAGCCGAGGATGATATCCACGTTCTGAAAATGTCTGCTGGCTGTCAGGGTATAGACACGGTCCACGGTTTGGTCGCTTAAGGCTAGGATCTTCACCGCGTAGGATTGTGCCGTAGAATGCGATTCCGTGCAAGTCCATTTCCCCACAAAATTGCAATCCTCAGCATTTGCATTTCCCCCAAGTGCACACTATAATTCACCAACCAAACGGAAGATTGGAAGGAGCATTCTCTGGAAACGAAAAACATGACCTCCATGGGGTCGGGCTCTTTGGGAGACCGACCGAACCGCCAGCAATTACAGTCTGGTGTAACGCTCGTTAATCGTTACAACATTCAGGATGTGATTGGTATTGGCGGAATGGGGTCGGTGTATCGCGCCCGCGACCTGCACTTTCCGAATGTGGTGAAGCTGGTGGCGGTGAAGGAGATGTTGAACCTTGCGCCAGACCCGTTGGTGCGTCAGACCATCGTTCAGAATTTCGAGCGCGAGGCAAACATTCTTGCCACGCTTAACCATCCGTCCATTCCGCGTATTTACGATTATTTTTCTCATAATGACCACTCCTATCTCGTACTGGAGTTCATTCATGGCAAAGACCTTGAGACAGTGATCAATGACGCCAACGGCTTTTTGCCTGAAGATCAGGTCATTAGCTGGGCGATCCAGCTTTGCGATGTGCTGTCGTATCTGCATGGTCACAAACCGGATCCGATCATCTTCCGTGACATGAAGCCGTCGAATGTGATGATCAACCACAACGGGGATGTGGTGCTGGTGGACTTTGGTATCGCCAAAACGTTTCAATCCGGGCAGAAGGGGACTATGATCGGCACGGAAGGCTACTCTCCTCCGGAACAGTATCGCGGGGAAGCGACTCCTCTGGCGGATGTTTACTCGCTCGGAGCCACCCTCCATCATGCGATCACGCGCCGCGATCCGCGCCTTGAGCCGCCTTTCTCGTTCTCGGAGCGTCCCGTCCGCCGGATCAATTCCAATGTTTCCATTGAATTCGAGTCGGTGATCAATACTGCCCTGCAATACAACCCGTCTGACCGTTTCCCAAATGCCAGCGCAATGAAGGACGCGATGATGAACGTGGCGCGCAAAACGGGCGCGCTCTCCAAGATCACCTCCGCGTTGCCGGTTTCAGGGAACGGGATCAAGCCGCTTTGGTCTTTCAAATGTGAAGATGAAATTCGCGGAACTCCCACATTGCACCAAGGTTCGTTATTCGTCGGTTGCTATGATAACAACCTGTACTCATTAAATGCAGCGGATGGTCAATTTCAATGGAAGTATCCCACGGATGGGGGCATTGTCTCCCGCCCGACAGCCTATGAAAACAATGTTTTCTTCTGCTCCGAGGATCAACGCCTGCATGTGATTGGTGCCCGCACCGGCAAGGTCGTGTGGACGTATTACACCGAGGGGAAGATCTATTCCTCGCCCCGTATTGCGGATGGACATGTTTTTTTCGGCTCGGAAGACCAGCATCTTCATGCAGTCAATGTCAATAGCGGACGTGCAGTCTGGAAATTCTCGACCGATGCGCCGATCCATTCCACGCCGCTGGTGGCGAATGAAATGGTCTATTTTGGCACGGAAGCCGGTTCCTTTTATGCGCTGGATTTCCGCGGATCTCTGAAATGGCGCTTCCAGGGAAAACGTGCGATCACATCCTCGCCGATCCACAACGGACAGGCGATTTATGTCGGTTCGCTGGATGGAACCCTGTATGCCTTGGATGCGAAGAGCGGGTGGGCAATTTGGAAATTCCGGCTTGGAAAAGGGACCATCTCCTCGCCGGTACTTGCGGATGATTTTATTTTCATCGGTGCTGCGGACGGCTTTATCTACTGCGTGGATATACGGACCGCCAAGGAAGTCTGGCGCTTCCGCACGGAAAATCAAGTGAGCAGTTCCCCGATCGTATACAAGGATTCTCTCTACTGCGGCTCGGTGGATGGCAGTATGTATTGCCTTGAGTACCGCACGGGACGCCTGCGCTGGAAATTTGAATCGCAGGGTCCGATCACCGGTTCACCGATTGTGTTTGACGATATTGTATATTTTGGCTCTACAGATCATCACGTCTACGCTCTGTTCGCCTAAAAGGAGTCAATGTGGCTGATTTTTTCAAGAAATTATTTGGTGGCAAGGAAGAAAAGAAAACGGAGATGGATGCCGCCACAACGGCGCCTCTCACAGACCAGCAGATCAATTCGATCATTGCAAGTCAGAACGTCAAGTACGAAATGAAGCAATTGATCGCGAGTGTTGGGCAGTCGGTGGGCAAACAGCGCGAACATAACGAGGATAGCGTGCTTGCGCTTACCTCCACAATTTCGGGAAGCTCCGAGAATGTTCCCTTCGGCTTATACATCGTTGCGGACGGCATGGGCGGGCATCAATTCGGTGAGGTGGCAAGCAACGCCGCTATACGTCTCATCGCCGGGAACGTGATGAAAAAGTTTCACTCCTATCTGTATCACCTGCCGACCCAATCGCTTCAGGAATCCCTGCAGGAAGTGATGGAGATCGCGATCATGGAAGCCCATCAATATGTCCAGCGGGAAGCGCCGGGCAGCGGAACGACGGTCACGGCTGCGCTTGTGCTGGGTCAACAGATGACCATTGCGCATGTGGGGGACAGCCGCGCTTATTCCGTTTACCCCGATGGCAGAGTGGAGGCGCTTACGCGCGATCATTCCCTGGTCAAGCGGCTGGAGGAACTGGGTCACTTGAATAAGGACGAAGTGGACAACTTCCCTCACCGCAATGTCTTGATCCGCGCACTGGGGCAGGGCGAAACCCTCGAGGCGGATATCTTCACCATCCCGTTCCCGCAAGGCGGAAATCTCATGATCTGCAGTGATGGACTCTGGGGAGTGGTCAACGAAAAGGATATTGTCCGCATCATTAACGACGCTCCGAACCTGCATCGTGCCAGCCAGAGCCTGGTCGAAGCTGCCAATGCTGCTGGCGGACCCGATAATATAACGGTTGCTCTTATCAACTTAATCGGATAACCCATGTCAGCCAGCAAGCCCGATTATTACGCCGTTCTGGGGGTCTTTCGAGATGCAACGCAGGAGGAGATCAAGCGTGCTTATCTTGAAGCCGCCCAGCGCCTGCATCCCGATAAGAATGTGGCTGCCGGCGAAACCGAACTATTTCTTGGCGCTCAACAAGCCTACGAAGTCCTGTCGAATCCGAAACGACGCAGCCAGTATGATGCCACCCTGCCGCCTGAAGTGGAAGTTAACAAAGACATCAAGCACGAACTTCACTTCAGCCGCCCAAACCTCGTCAAATTGGGCGAGGATCAGTTGGTTTACGTCCTGCTTGAGGTTGCGCCGCGGGATGAAACGACTGAAAATATTGCCGCCCCGCCTCTGAACCTGTGCCTTGTACTGGATCGCTCTACTTCCATGCAGGGGGAAAAGCTGGATATTTTAAAAGCCACAGCCATCCAGTTGCTGCGCAGTCTGCGCCCGCAGGATGTTCTGAGCATTGTAGCGTTCAGTGATCGCGCCGAAGTGGTCGTCCCTGCCTCGATCAGTCTGGATAAAAAGAAGCAGGAAGGGCGCATCCAAATGATGCAAGCTTCCGGCGCCACCGAGATATTCAATGGATTGG from Anaerolineales bacterium includes:
- a CDS encoding protein phosphatase 2C domain-containing protein, with amino-acid sequence MADFFKKLFGGKEEKKTEMDAATTAPLTDQQINSIIASQNVKYEMKQLIASVGQSVGKQREHNEDSVLALTSTISGSSENVPFGLYIVADGMGGHQFGEVASNAAIRLIAGNVMKKFHSYLYHLPTQSLQESLQEVMEIAIMEAHQYVQREAPGSGTTVTAALVLGQQMTIAHVGDSRAYSVYPDGRVEALTRDHSLVKRLEELGHLNKDEVDNFPHRNVLIRALGQGETLEADIFTIPFPQGGNLMICSDGLWGVVNEKDIVRIINDAPNLHRASQSLVEAANAAGGPDNITVALINLIG
- a CDS encoding metallophosphoesterase — encoded protein: MKILALSDQTVDRVYTLTASRHFQNVDIILGCGDMPYTYLEYIVTMLNVPMYYVPGNHDPQFDLRDARSKAEGGSNLDLKTVQCKNALIGGFGGCIRYRPNGTNQYTQSEAYWRAYWMLPQLVINRIRHGRALDILISHSPPSGIHDDTDLAHQGLKALNWLVRIAKPRYHLHGHTHFYRNNLEDMDTTVGSTRIINVYPYKVLDI
- a CDS encoding dihydrodipicolinate synthase family protein; translated protein: MTDLHPLAGVYAAAVTPLKADASSFDFESIPAFMHFLADRGCHGALFFGTTGEGPSFSPKEREAFMRSVRAYRQQLRGFKLLAGTGTPSLSETIELTKLAFELGYDGTVVLPPYYFRKVSDDGLFGWFSELIEKAVPEGKYLLGYHIPPMTGIGFSLELLERLKTKFPNQFAGIKDSSHDKEFAAAVGQRFGRELLVLNGTDAYFHHALGNNAQGAITAPANLISDNLRQVWDLFQEGKDPSEVQAKVTEQRHFLEQFAPIAPLLKGLLHKIHGLPRWSVSSPLEEIDEKILEDAAEMFSKIS
- a CDS encoding biotin/lipoate A/B protein ligase family protein, producing MTTWRLLHTPPSTGAWNMAVDESILEHIHRGESKPTLRLYSWNPPCLSLGYAQSLKDVDIERLKFRGWDVVRRVTGGRAILHTDELTYSVTGPADDPILTGGVLESYNRLSRALLFAVRELGLPVEVKEHAQQANSQNLNPVCFEVPSTYEITVNGKKLIGSAQARKKEGVLQHGSLPLMGDLTRICDALVFDDESARETAKERLLARAATVESALGVEKAWETAAQAFVRGFEAELGIQFERGEMSPSEIQRAEELVKEKYAHASWTERL
- a CDS encoding serine/threonine-protein kinase; this translates as MTSMGSGSLGDRPNRQQLQSGVTLVNRYNIQDVIGIGGMGSVYRARDLHFPNVVKLVAVKEMLNLAPDPLVRQTIVQNFEREANILATLNHPSIPRIYDYFSHNDHSYLVLEFIHGKDLETVINDANGFLPEDQVISWAIQLCDVLSYLHGHKPDPIIFRDMKPSNVMINHNGDVVLVDFGIAKTFQSGQKGTMIGTEGYSPPEQYRGEATPLADVYSLGATLHHAITRRDPRLEPPFSFSERPVRRINSNVSIEFESVINTALQYNPSDRFPNASAMKDAMMNVARKTGALSKITSALPVSGNGIKPLWSFKCEDEIRGTPTLHQGSLFVGCYDNNLYSLNAADGQFQWKYPTDGGIVSRPTAYENNVFFCSEDQRLHVIGARTGKVVWTYYTEGKIYSSPRIADGHVFFGSEDQHLHAVNVNSGRAVWKFSTDAPIHSTPLVANEMVYFGTEAGSFYALDFRGSLKWRFQGKRAITSSPIHNGQAIYVGSLDGTLYALDAKSGWAIWKFRLGKGTISSPVLADDFIFIGAADGFIYCVDIRTAKEVWRFRTENQVSSSPIVYKDSLYCGSVDGSMYCLEYRTGRLRWKFESQGPITGSPIVFDDIVYFGSTDHHVYALFA